The genomic window TTCTTTTTCAGGTATGTAAATGAAGCTGAACCGGCTGTGGTCACATTAAGCAGAAGGGCAAGCGGAATTGCTATTCTCAGGTCAATCCCAATCCAGTAAAAGAGGGGTACATATATTACTGCCCCTCCAATTCCCAATAATGCAAAAATGGAGGAAAGTCCCAGGATAAGGAGTGCAAGAAGAAAAGGATCTACAGCCATTATATCTTACTTATCCTTTACATCTTTGTATTTTGCTTTGAAGCGGGCAATATCCTCACGTGTGCCTACAACAGATATGACATCTCCCTGTTCAAGTACTAAATCATCCAGTTCTTCTATTTTTTTTGTATCTCCTTGCATATATCCGATTACACGACATCCGATAGTATTATACAGGTCGAGTTCGCTGATTGTTTTTCCTCCCATGTTCTGACCCACGACATGACGCTCAATTTCAGTTCCCTCATAAAGCATTATGTCTTCTATCGGACAGTATCCCCCGGTCCCATAACAAACAGAAGTGATTTTTGCCAGCATCTGGCCGGCAACTATAGAAAGGGATGCGACGTAATCGGCTCCTGCCTTGTATATTTTGTCAATGGATTCAACTGAATTTGCCCTGGAAAAGATTGTGGACTCCGGATTTAACCCTCTGGAGATAAGAGTGGCAAATATAACATCTGTATCTTGATTCAGGCAAATTATAACTGTAGAGGCATTCTCGATACCCGCATTTTTGAGTACCTCTTCTTCCGTACCATTACCCACTATATATTCAAAATCCGGCCTCGTGAAAAGGTCCTCTTTTGAATCAACAATGACAAAAGGGATGTCATTCTCGTCAAGTACTTCTGCAATCCTTTTTCCCACATCCCCGTATCCAAGAACGATTATATGACCCATTTGCATTCCAAGTCACCTATCATTTTGTAAGATCCTTTAATTCACTCAAATGTTCCATTGTACCGGTTGCAAGCAGTACAGTATTTTCTTTAATTATTTCTTCATCATCCACTTTCAGGAACAATTTACCTTCTTTTCTTAATCCAATTATATTTGCTCCTGTTTTCATGTGGATATTTGCTTCATTGAATGATTTGCCAATAAGCTGACTTGCAGGGTATACGGGAAGTTCTACAATGCTATATTCATCCAGAAATGTAGTTGCACCACCAAGCCCCATTACATAGGGGTCCAGTGCTTTTTTTCCCAGGAACCTGCCAAGTACAAGTTTTGGGGAAACTACACGATTTGCACCTGCATATTTGAGGTATTTGATATTTGCTGAATCTTCGGCTACTGCTATTATGTAAGTATCTGCAAGGCTGGAAGCGGTAAGGACAATACTGGCGTTTTCCTCATCAGAGCGATTTGCTATCAAAAAGCGGGCATTGTCAACCCTGGCGTTTTCCAGGGCTTCATCATCTGTGGCTTTACCGTATATGCATGGTAGTTTTTTTTCAATAAGGCTTCGAAGTATCTCTTCATTGTCTTCAATGATTATGAAATTGACTTTCTGGTCCTCAAGTTCATCTATGAGCGTTTCCATTAAACGGTTGTAGCCACAAATGATTATATGGGAAGAAAAGGAGTTCGGTGCTTTTGTTGGAAGGGGCATGTTCAGGGCTTTTTCAAACCACGGTGTGATGACAAAAGTAATTAAAATGCCAAATACCATGATTACGCCACTCAATTGTACGAAGATGGCAAAAATTTTGCCAATCGGACTTGTTAATACAATGTCTCCGTAACCTACAGTAGTGGTAGTTGAAATTACCCAATATAGAGCATCTACTGGATTATAAAACTGCGTTTGCCCTTCATAATTTACCAGCATGAGGAAGATGATCGTATCTATGATGACCACTCCCAGGGAAATTCCCAGGTAATGGTACAGTGATCGCCTCCACATGGCCGGTAATTTCATTTTTATTCATCCTTGTTTTTAGAAACCATGAACTATGTAGGGTCCGAATATCATCAGGACAAAGGATAATATGATAAAGATTGTAAAAGTGCCTGCTATGGTTCCTGCAAGGGTGGTTGATTTGATTTCATCCCCTGTAAACCTTTTGAGGAACGACTGGAGGTAATCCCTGAATACATGTCCTCCATCCAGCGGGACAGCCGGAAGGCAATTGAATAAGCCCACATAGAAGTTCAGCCATCCAACCCAGAGAAGGCTGTTAGCAATCCAGAAAACTCCTACACCGAGAGGCTCGCCCCATCCAACGGGTTCATAGAACTGGGCAAGAGTGCCACTAAAGCCGGGGAAACCTTCTCCTGCAAATCCTATTATGGGCAGACCTAATAGAATTACCCAGCCAGCTACACCTGTAAGCATAGAAGGCAATCCTTTGAGCATATCCAGATATTCATGGGCGGGATACTCGCCAATCGAAATTCCTACTGGTATATTTTTTACTCCATCTGTGCCATAATAAACTCCCAAAAACCCTTTTTCGGAAGTACCATCAGGATGTTGGCCCAGTGTCAGAGTGTATATTTTACTTTCTCCCTCAGTTGTCTTCACCTCAATTTCCACTTCCTGACCAGCAGTTGTGGTATTCATGAAATTGACAAATTCTTCAGGGGTTTGGGTAGTAACATTATTGATGGAAAGTAAAAACATTCCTTTTTCAAGGTTACTTCTTTCTGCAGGTGAACCATCTACAATATCATTGACATATATACC from Methanohalophilus halophilus includes these protein-coding regions:
- a CDS encoding potassium channel family protein, yielding MQMGHIIVLGYGDVGKRIAEVLDENDIPFVIVDSKEDLFTRPDFEYIVGNGTEEEVLKNAGIENASTVIICLNQDTDVIFATLISRGLNPESTIFSRANSVESIDKIYKAGADYVASLSIVAGQMLAKITSVCYGTGGYCPIEDIMLYEGTEIERHVVGQNMGGKTISELDLYNTIGCRVIGYMQGDTKKIEELDDLVLEQGDVISVVGTREDIARFKAKYKDVKDK
- a CDS encoding potassium channel family protein, which gives rise to MKLPAMWRRSLYHYLGISLGVVIIDTIIFLMLVNYEGQTQFYNPVDALYWVISTTTTVGYGDIVLTSPIGKIFAIFVQLSGVIMVFGILITFVITPWFEKALNMPLPTKAPNSFSSHIIICGYNRLMETLIDELEDQKVNFIIIEDNEEILRSLIEKKLPCIYGKATDDEALENARVDNARFLIANRSDEENASIVLTASSLADTYIIAVAEDSANIKYLKYAGANRVVSPKLVLGRFLGKKALDPYVMGLGGATTFLDEYSIVELPVYPASQLIGKSFNEANIHMKTGANIIGLRKEGKLFLKVDDEEIIKENTVLLATGTMEHLSELKDLTK